The Terriglobales bacterium sequence TCGCCGGGAAGGACATTTCTACAGCGTGCCGTTCGGCGGCTATGCGGTGAGCGATGCGGCGTTCGCGTCCAGCTTGCTGGCTTGGATGGCGCCGTGGTTCGTCGGAATCCTGCTGCTGGCGTGGCGATGGATGCGCCGCAAGGGCGGTGAACGGTGAATGCCGTGAAACTCATCGAGTGCCCGCGCGATGCCTGGCAGGGGCTGAAAGGGCAGATACCGACCGAGATCAAAGTTGCGTACCTGCGAGCGTTGATCGAGGCGGGGTTCAAGCACATCGATGCGGTGTCGTTCGTTTCGCCGGCCGCGGTTCCGCAGATGGCGGATTCGGAAGAAGTGTTGCGACAACTGCAGGCGCCGGAGGACGTCGAGATCATCGGCATCGTGGTGAATGAGAAGGGCGCGGAGCGGGCGATCACAACCGGGGCAGTGCGCATACTGGGCTTTCCGTATTCGATCTCGCCGACTTTCCTGGAGCGCAATCAGAAACAGACGCCGGAGGACGCACTGGAAGAGCTGGAAAAGGTCGACCTCAAAGCGCACCAGGCCGGACTCCATATGGTGGTGTACATTTCCATGGCCTTCGGTAATCCGTACGGCGATGACTGGAGCGCCGACGAAGTAGTGGAAGCGGTTGGGCTGCTGGAGAGCATGGACATCCGCGCCATCTCGCTGGCGGATACGATAGGCAAGGCGGATGCGAAAACAATCTCCGACGTAGTGAGTACCGTGACGGAACGGTACGGGTATCTCGAGATCGGGGCGCATTTGCATTCGCGTCCGGAACAGGCGGGGGAAAAGATCCTGGCGGCGTACGATGCCGGAGCGCGCCGGTTCGACTGCGCGCTCGGCGGATTGGGCGGATGCCCGTTCGCGCAGGACCTCCTCGTCGGCAACATCCCCACGGAACGGGCGCTGGAAGCGTTGAGAAAGCGCGGAGCGGAGACACCCAAGCTGGCGTCCCTGGAAGGCATATTGCGGATGTCGGCGGAAATCGGTGCAGCGCACCAGGCACAAGTGAAACAATAGCGGGCCCCATGGAACTGAAAACCGTTTTGCTGGCGGAATCCGACGGCGTTTCCACCATCACGCTGAACCGGCCGGAGAAGCGCAACGCCATCAATTTCCAATTGATCGATGAACTGATGGCGGCGCTGGAGGCGGTGCGGCACGCGGCGTCGCAGGTGCTGGTGCTCACCGGCGCCGGCTCGGCGTTCTGCTCGGGCATGGACCTGGAAAGCCTGAAAACACTTAGTGCTGCGGGACGTTCCTTCGAGGAAAACTTGAAGGATTCGGAAAGCATGGCGCTGCTGTTCCGCTCCATCTACGATTTTCCCAAGCCCACCATCGCGGCGGTGAACGGAGCGGCGATCGCCGGCGGCACCGGCATCGCCACGTCGTGCGACTTCACGCTGGCCTCGAAGGATGCCAAGTTCGGATACACCGAGGTGCGCATCGGGTTCATTCCCGCCATCGTCTCTTCCCTGCTCAAGCGCCAGGTGGGCGAAAAGCATGCGCGCGATCTTCTGCTGACCGGTCGCGTCTTTGGCGCCGAGGAAGCCTATCGCATGGGCCTGGTGAACGAAGTGGTGGAACCGGAGAAGCTGATGCCACGCACGCGGGAGCTGGCGGCCGCCCTGATGGAGAACAGCCCGACTTCCATCCGGCTGACCAAGGCGTTGCTGTCCGAGTATGCCCGGGCGCAACTGGATCGCGAGATGCAACTCGGCCAGGAAGAGAACGCGCGCATCCGCGCGACCGCGGATTTCCGGGAAGGCGTGACGGCGTTCCTGGAGAAGCGGAAAGCGAAGTGGACGGGGAAATAATTGCCGAATTTCGGAATTGCCGAATTGTGGAATTGGAACCTCAGGCGCTCCAACTTCGGCAATTCTCCATTTCGGCAGTTCGGCAATGTATGTGGCCCAACGAATGACCAGTGAAACTCGCATCCGCGTGCGCTACGCGGAGACGGACCGCATGGGCGTGGTCTATCACTCGAACTTCGCCGTATGGTTCGAAGTGGGAAGAGTGGAGGCGTTGCGCCAACTCGGCTTCCAGTATCGCGAAATGGAAGAGCAGGACG is a genomic window containing:
- a CDS encoding hydroxymethylglutaryl-CoA lyase — protein: MNAVKLIECPRDAWQGLKGQIPTEIKVAYLRALIEAGFKHIDAVSFVSPAAVPQMADSEEVLRQLQAPEDVEIIGIVVNEKGAERAITTGAVRILGFPYSISPTFLERNQKQTPEDALEELEKVDLKAHQAGLHMVVYISMAFGNPYGDDWSADEVVEAVGLLESMDIRAISLADTIGKADAKTISDVVSTVTERYGYLEIGAHLHSRPEQAGEKILAAYDAGARRFDCALGGLGGCPFAQDLLVGNIPTERALEALRKRGAETPKLASLEGILRMSAEIGAAHQAQVKQ
- a CDS encoding enoyl-CoA hydratase-related protein → MELKTVLLAESDGVSTITLNRPEKRNAINFQLIDELMAALEAVRHAASQVLVLTGAGSAFCSGMDLESLKTLSAAGRSFEENLKDSESMALLFRSIYDFPKPTIAAVNGAAIAGGTGIATSCDFTLASKDAKFGYTEVRIGFIPAIVSSLLKRQVGEKHARDLLLTGRVFGAEEAYRMGLVNEVVEPEKLMPRTRELAAALMENSPTSIRLTKALLSEYARAQLDREMQLGQEENARIRATADFREGVTAFLEKRKAKWTGK